In one Catenovulum adriaticum genomic region, the following are encoded:
- the nrdA gene encoding class 1a ribonucleoside-diphosphate reductase subunit alpha, translating to MNDQLLVTKRNGVKEPLDLDKMHKVITWASSGLNNVSVSQVEMKSHIQFYDGIKTEDIHETIIKSAADLISEESPDYQYLAARLAIFHLRKRAYGQYEPPALYKHVVDLCEAGKYDTHLLADYTEQEFAQMDEFLVHNRDLNFSYGAVKQLEGKYLVQNRVTGEIYESPQFLYVLVAACLFAKYPAETRMDYVERFYHAISTFKISLPTPIMSGVRTPTRQFSSCVLIECGDSLDSINATSSAIVKYVSQRAGIGVNAGNIRALGSTIRGGEAFHTGCIPFYKHFQTAVKSCSQGGVRGGAATLFYPLWHLEVESLMVLKNNRGVDDNRVRHLDYGVQFNRLMYQRLVKNESITLFSPSDVPGLYDAFFADQPKFEELYVKYENDPSIRKKAIKATELFGLFAQERASTGRIYLQNVDHCNTHSPFDPKVAPIKQSNLCLEIALPTKPLRDVNDEEAEIALCTLSAFNLGAIKELSELDELAQLTVRALDCLLDYQDYPIPAARNSSINRRTLGVGVINYAYYLAKNGVRYSDGSANGLTHKTFEAIQYYLLKASNELAQEQGACEKFSETTYAQGILPIDTYKKDVDNVCGEPLHLDWETLRSNIQQHGLRNSTLSALMPSETSSQISNATNGIEPPRGFVSIKASKDGILRQVVPDFENLKNQYELLWSIPSNKGYLELVAIMQKFIDQTISANTNYDPGKFANNRVPMQQLLKDLLYAYKLGVKTLYYHNTRDGAEDPQKDSQPADDDCAGGACKI from the coding sequence ATGAATGACCAGCTTTTAGTGACCAAACGTAACGGCGTAAAAGAACCTCTAGATTTAGACAAAATGCACAAAGTGATTACTTGGGCTTCAAGTGGTCTTAATAATGTTTCTGTGTCTCAAGTTGAAATGAAATCTCACATTCAATTTTATGATGGCATCAAAACAGAAGATATTCATGAAACTATTATTAAATCGGCAGCGGATCTGATTTCAGAAGAGTCTCCAGATTATCAATATTTAGCTGCACGTTTAGCGATTTTTCACTTGCGCAAACGTGCATATGGCCAATATGAGCCGCCAGCTTTATACAAACATGTGGTCGACTTATGTGAAGCAGGCAAATACGATACACATTTGCTAGCCGATTATACCGAGCAAGAATTTGCACAAATGGACGAGTTTTTAGTTCATAACCGCGATTTAAACTTTTCTTATGGTGCGGTAAAGCAGTTAGAAGGCAAATATTTAGTTCAAAACCGAGTCACGGGTGAAATATATGAAAGCCCTCAATTTTTATATGTTTTAGTGGCTGCCTGTTTATTTGCAAAATATCCAGCTGAAACACGAATGGATTATGTTGAGCGTTTTTATCATGCGATTTCAACGTTTAAAATATCATTACCAACGCCTATTATGTCAGGCGTGCGTACCCCTACTCGTCAATTTAGTTCATGTGTATTAATTGAATGTGGAGATAGCCTAGATTCAATTAATGCTACCTCAAGTGCCATTGTAAAATATGTTAGCCAACGAGCTGGAATTGGGGTCAATGCTGGTAATATCCGAGCGTTAGGCAGCACAATTCGCGGCGGCGAAGCTTTTCACACAGGCTGTATTCCATTTTATAAGCATTTTCAAACTGCGGTTAAAAGCTGTTCACAAGGTGGGGTTCGTGGTGGCGCAGCAACCTTGTTCTACCCACTATGGCATTTAGAAGTAGAATCGTTAATGGTGCTTAAAAATAACCGAGGTGTCGATGATAACCGAGTTCGCCATTTAGATTACGGTGTTCAATTTAACCGTTTAATGTATCAGCGTTTGGTTAAAAACGAATCGATCACTTTGTTTAGCCCAAGCGACGTACCTGGCTTGTACGATGCATTTTTTGCTGATCAACCTAAATTTGAAGAATTGTATGTGAAGTACGAAAACGATCCTTCTATTCGTAAAAAGGCAATAAAAGCCACTGAATTATTTGGTTTATTTGCACAAGAACGTGCCAGCACGGGTCGTATCTATTTACAAAATGTGGATCACTGTAATACACACAGCCCGTTTGATCCAAAAGTCGCACCGATTAAGCAAAGTAACTTATGTTTAGAAATTGCGTTGCCGACTAAGCCACTACGCGATGTAAACGACGAAGAAGCTGAAATTGCATTATGTACTTTATCTGCGTTCAATTTAGGTGCAATTAAAGAATTATCAGAACTGGATGAACTTGCGCAACTTACCGTTAGAGCATTAGATTGCTTATTGGATTATCAAGATTATCCAATCCCTGCAGCCAGAAACTCAAGTATCAACCGTCGAACGCTTGGTGTTGGGGTTATTAATTATGCTTATTACCTAGCCAAAAATGGCGTACGTTATTCTGATGGCAGCGCAAATGGATTAACACATAAAACGTTTGAAGCCATTCAGTATTATTTATTAAAAGCATCAAACGAATTGGCTCAAGAGCAAGGTGCCTGTGAAAAATTCTCAGAGACCACCTATGCACAGGGTATTTTACCAATTGATACTTATAAAAAAGATGTTGATAATGTGTGTGGCGAACCATTGCACCTTGATTGGGAAACATTAAGAAGCAATATTCAGCAACATGGTTTGCGCAATTCAACCTTGTCAGCATTAATGCCGTCAGAAACGTCATCGCAAATTTCAAATGCGACAAACGGCATTGAACCACCACGTGGTTTTGTCAGTATAAAAGCCAGTAAAGATGGTATTTTACGTCAAGTTGTGCCTGATTTTGAAAACCTAAAAAATCAGTATGAATTATTATGGAGCATTCCCTCTAATAAAGGTTATTTAGAGCTAGTTGCTATTATGCAAAAATTTATTGACCAAACTATCTCGGCTAATACCAATTATGATCCGGGCAAGTTTGCCAATAACCGAGTACCTATGCAGCAATTATTAAAAGATTTGCTTTATGCCTATAAGTTAGGGGTAAAAACCCTGTATTATCACAACACTCGCGATGGCGCGGAAGATCCGCAAAAAGATAGCCAACCAGCTGATGATGATTGTGCTGGCGGCGCGTGTAAAATATAA
- a CDS encoding HAD family hydrolase produces the protein MCTKNLSKPAAVLFDLDGTLLDTAQDLGESLNHVLTELNRPVKTFEEYRPVASHGALGLLKLGLGVDFDQFDNPAIQGLRDRLLAEYEANISRYTQLFEGVEACINELDSQDIPWGIVTNKPEFLTDKLITFHPALDSSKINISGDSLPQKKPDPTPLLHACKRMNVNPNACWYVGDAQRDIEAGNRANMISMVANWGYTQDPMPVEQWQANYILEDANTLTQLLTQFKNT, from the coding sequence ATGTGCACAAAAAATCTAAGCAAACCTGCGGCCGTTCTGTTTGATTTAGATGGAACCCTACTCGATACCGCTCAAGATTTGGGCGAATCGCTCAATCATGTATTAACTGAATTAAATCGCCCGGTTAAAACATTTGAAGAATATCGCCCAGTTGCCTCACATGGCGCTCTTGGGTTGCTCAAGTTAGGGCTCGGTGTTGATTTTGATCAATTTGATAACCCGGCTATTCAAGGATTACGCGATAGGTTATTGGCAGAGTACGAAGCCAATATTAGCCGCTACACTCAATTATTTGAAGGGGTAGAAGCCTGTATAAATGAATTAGACAGCCAAGATATTCCATGGGGCATAGTCACGAATAAGCCTGAATTTTTGACGGATAAGCTTATTACTTTTCATCCGGCGCTCGATTCGTCGAAAATAAATATTAGTGGCGATAGTTTACCCCAAAAAAAGCCCGATCCTACTCCGCTATTACACGCGTGCAAAAGAATGAACGTAAACCCTAATGCTTGCTGGTACGTTGGCGATGCACAAAGGGATATAGAAGCGGGTAACCGAGCAAATATGATAAGCATGGTTGCTAATTGGGGCTATACGCAAGATCCTATGCCGGTAGAGCAATGGCAAGCTAATTATATACTTGAAGATGCAAATACATTAACCCAATTGCTGACTCAATTTAAAAATACCTAA
- the ubiG gene encoding bifunctional 2-polyprenyl-6-hydroxyphenol methylase/3-demethylubiquinol 3-O-methyltransferase UbiG, which yields MNNIDPLEIEKFNQIAQHWWDLSGDFAPLHQMNPTRVNYIAELAQPLFDKKILDVGCGGGILAEALAKQGAHVTAIDAAPDSIKVAQLHAKSEQLDINYQHTSVEPFAEQYQAQFDVVTCLEMLEHVPDPASVIEACCKLVKPGGYLFCSTLNRSVKGYLLGIVAAEYLLNIVPKGTHDYKKFLRPSELINMIELQGLKVSRVNGIHFNPLLKSFKINSDPGVNYILCAQKI from the coding sequence GTGAATAATATAGACCCATTAGAAATAGAAAAATTTAATCAAATCGCACAACATTGGTGGGATTTATCTGGCGATTTTGCGCCTTTGCATCAAATGAACCCAACCCGCGTCAATTATATTGCAGAGTTGGCCCAACCTTTATTCGATAAAAAAATATTAGATGTCGGCTGTGGCGGCGGTATTTTGGCTGAAGCTTTAGCCAAACAAGGTGCGCATGTTACGGCAATTGATGCCGCCCCCGATTCAATAAAAGTGGCGCAATTACACGCTAAATCAGAACAACTTGACATTAACTACCAACACACCAGCGTGGAGCCTTTTGCTGAGCAATATCAAGCTCAATTTGACGTTGTTACCTGTTTAGAAATGTTAGAGCATGTACCTGATCCTGCCTCTGTCATTGAAGCATGCTGCAAATTAGTTAAACCTGGTGGCTATTTATTTTGCTCAACCTTAAATCGCTCCGTTAAGGGGTATTTATTAGGTATTGTCGCGGCTGAATATTTGTTAAATATAGTGCCCAAAGGGACTCATGATTACAAAAAGTTTTTACGCCCAAGCGAACTTATCAATATGATTGAATTACAGGGTTTAAAAGTATCACGCGTTAACGGCATCCATTTTAATCCGCTATTAAAAAGCTTCAAAATCAATTCAGACCCGGGAGTTAATTACATTTTATGTGCACAAAAAATCTAA